In a single window of the Rhopalosiphum padi isolate XX-2018 chromosome 1, ASM2088224v1, whole genome shotgun sequence genome:
- the LOC132928332 gene encoding glyoxylate reductase/hydroxypyruvate reductase-like isoform X3, translating to MQRKMVLSKGILFSNTNNMSKPKILISHNNFQQAIIGQLMKMFDVQIINKPMIEITKQDLLDNIFGKFGLLFSGTNTTIDEQVIEAAGPSLRVISTTSMGYESIDTNALKKRGIVLCNSTHATTDRVAELTVGLLIASARNFLNASQQMKSGKLPRLPGMGLTNSVVGIIGCGNIGIAVAKMLSGFKLNGLLYTSRKPKPEMECLGGQLVSTDDLVGRSDYIILAAVLVPETMYIINKDRLALMKPNAVIINVGRGKLINQDDLVDALRAKRIRGAGLDVMTPEPLPLDHPLLTMENVVHANPLKTLGNTTKKNSVLTVSPINHFVTDRSYVPLSPTSYINKIIITV from the exons GTTttcaaacacaaataatatgtcTAAACCAAAGATTTTAATATcgcataataattttcaacaagCAATCATTGGGCAATTGATGAAAAt GTTTGACGTGCAAATAATCAACAAACCTATGATCGAAATCACTAAACAAGATCTGTTAGATAACATTTTTGGGAAATTTGGATTGCTTTTTTCCGGCACTAACACAACTATAGATGAACAAGTGATCGAAGCAGCag GTCCTAGTCTTAGAGTTATCAGTACAACATCTATGGGTTATGAGTCCATTGACACGAATGCTCTGAAGAAACGAGGGATTGTATTATGCAATTCTACACACGCTACTACAGATAGAGTCGCAGAACTCACAGTTGGTCTGTTAATTGCTTCAGCAAGAAATTTTCTCAATGCAAGCCAACAGATGAAATC AGGTAAACTTCCAAGATTGCCTGGTATGGGCCTGACTAATTCCGTGGTCGGCATAATTGGCTGCGGAAACATTGGCATTGCGGTGGCAAAAATGCTGAGCGGGTTCAAATTGAATGGACTACTGTACACAAGTCGTAAACCAAAGCCCGAGA TGGAATGTCTCGGAGGACAATTGGTGTCGACCGACGATTTAGTTGGACGCAGCGATTACATTATTTTGGCTGCAGTTTTGGTGCCCGAAACCATGTATATCATAAATAAGGATCGACTGGCACTCATGAAGCCTAACGCTGTGATAATTAATGTGGGTCGTGGCA aattaattaacCAAGATGATTTGGTCGATGCTTTACGGGCCAAACGTATTCGTGGAGCAGGATTAGATGTAATGACCCCAGAACCTCTTCCACTGGACCATCCTTTGTTAACAATGGAAAACGTTG TTCACGCAAATCCTTTGAAGACCCTTGGAAAcacaacgaaaaaaaatagtgttctAACCGTCAGCCCCATAAACCATTTCGTAACTGATCGTAGCTACGTCCCCCTCTCACCAACgagttatataaacaaaataataattacagtttaa
- the LOC132928332 gene encoding glyoxylate reductase/hydroxypyruvate reductase-like isoform X5 codes for MKRFSNTNNMSKPKILISHNNFQQAIIGQLMKMFDVQIINKPMIEITKQDLLDNIFGKFGLLFSGTNTTIDEQVIEAAGPSLRVISTTSMGYESIDTNALKKRGIVLCNSTHATTDRVAELTVGLLIASARNFLNASQQMKSGKLPRLPGMGLTNSVVGIIGCGNIGIAVAKMLSGFKLNGLLYTSRKPKPEMECLGGQLVSTDDLVGRSDYIILAAVLVPETMYIINKDRLALMKPNAVIINVGRGKLINQDDLVDALRAKRIRGAGLDVMTPEPLPLDHPLLTMENVVHANPLKTLGNTTKKNSVLTVSPINHFVTDRSYVPLSPTSYINKIIITV; via the exons ATGAAgcg GTTttcaaacacaaataatatgtcTAAACCAAAGATTTTAATATcgcataataattttcaacaagCAATCATTGGGCAATTGATGAAAAt GTTTGACGTGCAAATAATCAACAAACCTATGATCGAAATCACTAAACAAGATCTGTTAGATAACATTTTTGGGAAATTTGGATTGCTTTTTTCCGGCACTAACACAACTATAGATGAACAAGTGATCGAAGCAGCag GTCCTAGTCTTAGAGTTATCAGTACAACATCTATGGGTTATGAGTCCATTGACACGAATGCTCTGAAGAAACGAGGGATTGTATTATGCAATTCTACACACGCTACTACAGATAGAGTCGCAGAACTCACAGTTGGTCTGTTAATTGCTTCAGCAAGAAATTTTCTCAATGCAAGCCAACAGATGAAATC AGGTAAACTTCCAAGATTGCCTGGTATGGGCCTGACTAATTCCGTGGTCGGCATAATTGGCTGCGGAAACATTGGCATTGCGGTGGCAAAAATGCTGAGCGGGTTCAAATTGAATGGACTACTGTACACAAGTCGTAAACCAAAGCCCGAGA TGGAATGTCTCGGAGGACAATTGGTGTCGACCGACGATTTAGTTGGACGCAGCGATTACATTATTTTGGCTGCAGTTTTGGTGCCCGAAACCATGTATATCATAAATAAGGATCGACTGGCACTCATGAAGCCTAACGCTGTGATAATTAATGTGGGTCGTGGCA aattaattaacCAAGATGATTTGGTCGATGCTTTACGGGCCAAACGTATTCGTGGAGCAGGATTAGATGTAATGACCCCAGAACCTCTTCCACTGGACCATCCTTTGTTAACAATGGAAAACGTTG TTCACGCAAATCCTTTGAAGACCCTTGGAAAcacaacgaaaaaaaatagtgttctAACCGTCAGCCCCATAAACCATTTCGTAACTGATCGTAGCTACGTCCCCCTCTCACCAACgagttatataaacaaaataataattacagtttaa
- the LOC132928332 gene encoding glyoxylate reductase/hydroxypyruvate reductase-like isoform X6 has protein sequence MFSNTNNMSKPKILISHNNFQQAIIGQLMKMFDVQIINKPMIEITKQDLLDNIFGKFGLLFSGTNTTIDEQVIEAAGPSLRVISTTSMGYESIDTNALKKRGIVLCNSTHATTDRVAELTVGLLIASARNFLNASQQMKSGKLPRLPGMGLTNSVVGIIGCGNIGIAVAKMLSGFKLNGLLYTSRKPKPEMECLGGQLVSTDDLVGRSDYIILAAVLVPETMYIINKDRLALMKPNAVIINVGRGKLINQDDLVDALRAKRIRGAGLDVMTPEPLPLDHPLLTMENVVHANPLKTLGNTTKKNSVLTVSPINHFVTDRSYVPLSPTSYINKIIITV, from the exons GTTttcaaacacaaataatatgtcTAAACCAAAGATTTTAATATcgcataataattttcaacaagCAATCATTGGGCAATTGATGAAAAt GTTTGACGTGCAAATAATCAACAAACCTATGATCGAAATCACTAAACAAGATCTGTTAGATAACATTTTTGGGAAATTTGGATTGCTTTTTTCCGGCACTAACACAACTATAGATGAACAAGTGATCGAAGCAGCag GTCCTAGTCTTAGAGTTATCAGTACAACATCTATGGGTTATGAGTCCATTGACACGAATGCTCTGAAGAAACGAGGGATTGTATTATGCAATTCTACACACGCTACTACAGATAGAGTCGCAGAACTCACAGTTGGTCTGTTAATTGCTTCAGCAAGAAATTTTCTCAATGCAAGCCAACAGATGAAATC AGGTAAACTTCCAAGATTGCCTGGTATGGGCCTGACTAATTCCGTGGTCGGCATAATTGGCTGCGGAAACATTGGCATTGCGGTGGCAAAAATGCTGAGCGGGTTCAAATTGAATGGACTACTGTACACAAGTCGTAAACCAAAGCCCGAGA TGGAATGTCTCGGAGGACAATTGGTGTCGACCGACGATTTAGTTGGACGCAGCGATTACATTATTTTGGCTGCAGTTTTGGTGCCCGAAACCATGTATATCATAAATAAGGATCGACTGGCACTCATGAAGCCTAACGCTGTGATAATTAATGTGGGTCGTGGCA aattaattaacCAAGATGATTTGGTCGATGCTTTACGGGCCAAACGTATTCGTGGAGCAGGATTAGATGTAATGACCCCAGAACCTCTTCCACTGGACCATCCTTTGTTAACAATGGAAAACGTTG TTCACGCAAATCCTTTGAAGACCCTTGGAAAcacaacgaaaaaaaatagtgttctAACCGTCAGCCCCATAAACCATTTCGTAACTGATCGTAGCTACGTCCCCCTCTCACCAACgagttatataaacaaaataataattacagtttaa
- the LOC132928332 gene encoding glyoxylate reductase/hydroxypyruvate reductase-like isoform X4 — protein sequence MMCCAVELFSNTNNMSKPKILISHNNFQQAIIGQLMKMFDVQIINKPMIEITKQDLLDNIFGKFGLLFSGTNTTIDEQVIEAAGPSLRVISTTSMGYESIDTNALKKRGIVLCNSTHATTDRVAELTVGLLIASARNFLNASQQMKSGKLPRLPGMGLTNSVVGIIGCGNIGIAVAKMLSGFKLNGLLYTSRKPKPEMECLGGQLVSTDDLVGRSDYIILAAVLVPETMYIINKDRLALMKPNAVIINVGRGKLINQDDLVDALRAKRIRGAGLDVMTPEPLPLDHPLLTMENVVHANPLKTLGNTTKKNSVLTVSPINHFVTDRSYVPLSPTSYINKIIITV from the exons GTTttcaaacacaaataatatgtcTAAACCAAAGATTTTAATATcgcataataattttcaacaagCAATCATTGGGCAATTGATGAAAAt GTTTGACGTGCAAATAATCAACAAACCTATGATCGAAATCACTAAACAAGATCTGTTAGATAACATTTTTGGGAAATTTGGATTGCTTTTTTCCGGCACTAACACAACTATAGATGAACAAGTGATCGAAGCAGCag GTCCTAGTCTTAGAGTTATCAGTACAACATCTATGGGTTATGAGTCCATTGACACGAATGCTCTGAAGAAACGAGGGATTGTATTATGCAATTCTACACACGCTACTACAGATAGAGTCGCAGAACTCACAGTTGGTCTGTTAATTGCTTCAGCAAGAAATTTTCTCAATGCAAGCCAACAGATGAAATC AGGTAAACTTCCAAGATTGCCTGGTATGGGCCTGACTAATTCCGTGGTCGGCATAATTGGCTGCGGAAACATTGGCATTGCGGTGGCAAAAATGCTGAGCGGGTTCAAATTGAATGGACTACTGTACACAAGTCGTAAACCAAAGCCCGAGA TGGAATGTCTCGGAGGACAATTGGTGTCGACCGACGATTTAGTTGGACGCAGCGATTACATTATTTTGGCTGCAGTTTTGGTGCCCGAAACCATGTATATCATAAATAAGGATCGACTGGCACTCATGAAGCCTAACGCTGTGATAATTAATGTGGGTCGTGGCA aattaattaacCAAGATGATTTGGTCGATGCTTTACGGGCCAAACGTATTCGTGGAGCAGGATTAGATGTAATGACCCCAGAACCTCTTCCACTGGACCATCCTTTGTTAACAATGGAAAACGTTG TTCACGCAAATCCTTTGAAGACCCTTGGAAAcacaacgaaaaaaaatagtgttctAACCGTCAGCCCCATAAACCATTTCGTAACTGATCGTAGCTACGTCCCCCTCTCACCAACgagttatataaacaaaataataattacagtttaa